One part of the Futiania mangrovi genome encodes these proteins:
- a CDS encoding F0F1 ATP synthase subunit A, with translation MNISTDQWVIWQGWGLTLNATIAFTWAVMALLAVGARAITLRLDDSETISPWQNMLEVIVTAIRGQIADVGADRPDTYLPFVGTLFLFIAAANLLAIVPGYAPPTASLSTTAALALCVLIAVPVYGIRRRGLARYLLGYARPTLLMLPFNILGEISRTIALAIRLYGNVMSGTVIAGVLIGIAPFFFPVVMQLLGLITGFVQAYIFAILAMVYIASATRAHVGAGDENGRTPPSSPEPMENEPWTPST, from the coding sequence ATGAACATCAGCACGGACCAATGGGTGATCTGGCAGGGCTGGGGCCTGACGCTCAACGCCACGATCGCGTTCACCTGGGCGGTGATGGCGCTGCTCGCCGTGGGGGCACGGGCGATCACGCTGCGGCTGGACGACAGCGAGACGATCTCGCCCTGGCAGAACATGCTGGAAGTGATCGTCACCGCCATCCGCGGCCAGATCGCCGACGTCGGCGCCGACCGGCCGGACACCTACCTGCCGTTCGTGGGCACCCTCTTCCTGTTCATCGCGGCGGCGAACCTGCTGGCCATCGTCCCGGGCTATGCGCCGCCGACGGCGTCGCTGTCCACGACCGCGGCGCTGGCACTTTGCGTCCTGATCGCGGTGCCGGTCTACGGCATCCGGCGAAGGGGGCTGGCACGCTATCTCCTGGGCTATGCGCGCCCGACACTGCTGATGCTGCCGTTCAACATCCTCGGCGAGATCTCGCGCACCATCGCGCTTGCCATCCGTCTCTACGGCAACGTGATGAGCGGGACCGTGATCGCGGGCGTGCTGATCGGCATCGCGCCCTTCTTCTTTCCTGTGGTCATGCAGCTTCTGGGGCTGATCACGGGCTTCGTGCAGGCCTACATCTTCGCCATTCTCGCCATGGTCTACATCGCCTCCGCAACGCGCGCCCACGTCGGCGCGGGCGACGAGAACGGCCGCACGCCCCCTTCCTCCCCCGAGCCAATGGAGAACGAGCCATGGACTCCTTCGACCTGA
- a CDS encoding NUDIX hydrolase, whose product MNGNLAMSGFDLEGKYADVVPKPASSILLVRDGDNGFEVFMVRRHHQIDFASGAMVFPGGKVDAADADPRLRDLCAGAEGLSDADLGFRVSAVREAFEETGVLLATENGEEIGAERATALKDAYAAAMERGETTMAEMATREGLCLRLDRLVPFAHWITPAIMAKRFDTPFFIAEAPHAQVEGAGHDGREAVDSVWIAPADAIAKADAGEVTMVFATRRNLEKLARAHSVEEALSNARNDPPMTINPRVYARDGRRYIEIPEEAGFGGSVFDVGAA is encoded by the coding sequence ATGAACGGAAACCTCGCGATGTCCGGGTTCGACCTGGAAGGAAAATATGCCGACGTGGTGCCCAAGCCTGCGAGCAGCATCCTGCTCGTCCGCGACGGAGACAACGGGTTCGAGGTGTTCATGGTGCGCCGGCACCACCAGATCGACTTCGCGTCCGGCGCGATGGTGTTCCCGGGCGGCAAGGTGGATGCCGCCGACGCCGACCCACGGCTGCGCGACCTCTGCGCGGGCGCCGAGGGTCTGAGCGATGCCGACCTCGGTTTCCGCGTCTCCGCCGTGCGCGAGGCGTTCGAGGAGACGGGCGTGCTGCTCGCGACCGAGAACGGGGAGGAGATCGGGGCGGAGCGGGCGACGGCCCTGAAGGATGCCTACGCCGCCGCCATGGAGCGGGGCGAGACGACCATGGCCGAGATGGCGACGCGCGAGGGGCTGTGCCTCCGGCTCGACCGCCTCGTTCCCTTCGCGCACTGGATCACGCCCGCGATCATGGCCAAGCGCTTCGACACGCCGTTCTTCATCGCGGAAGCACCGCACGCGCAGGTCGAGGGCGCGGGACACGACGGGCGCGAGGCGGTGGACAGCGTCTGGATCGCACCCGCCGACGCCATCGCCAAGGCCGACGCGGGCGAGGTGACGATGGTGTTCGCCACGCGCCGCAACCTGGAGAAACTGGCCCGCGCGCACTCGGTGGAGGAGGCCCTCTCCAACGCCCGCAACGACCCGCCCATGACCATCAACCCGCGCGTCTATGCCCGCGACGGTCGCCGCTACATCGAGATCCCGGAGGAAGCGGGCTTCGGTGGCAGCGTCTTCGACGTCGGCGCGGCCTGA
- the atpD gene encoding F0F1 ATP synthase subunit beta, with the protein MPERAGDGRIVAIHGSVADVRFGREAPQSGTRLDAADGAIVMETESLVAPHTVRALVLTGADALTLGMAVEDTGEPLTVPVGPGLLGRAMNALGEPVDLLGPLDAAERRPIGGSGVPLSRRRVESGIFETGIKAIDLLCPLEKGGKAGLFGGAGVGKTVLIAEMIHNMVEGYEGVSLFCGIGERCREAEELYREMGEAGVRDRTVMVFGQMNESPGIRFRVGHAAMTVAEYFRDELHQNVLVLIDNIYRFVQAGAEVSALLGRLPSRVGYQPTLGTELAALEERICSTASGAISSIQAVYVPADDFTDPAATHTFAHLSATIVLSRKRAAQGLYPAIDPLKSLSKMLTPATVGERHDRIARAVRETLAEYEDLKDIIAMLGIDELSERDRALVARARRLERFLTQPFHTTGQFTGHAGRYVTIAQTLDACEAILSDAFAGRSESDFYMIGGLDDLAPGETDAPDADRRLQGADA; encoded by the coding sequence ATGCCGGAGCGCGCCGGAGACGGGCGGATCGTCGCCATTCATGGCAGCGTGGCTGACGTGCGCTTCGGGCGCGAGGCCCCGCAGTCGGGCACCCGCCTCGACGCGGCCGACGGCGCCATCGTCATGGAAACCGAAAGCCTCGTTGCCCCGCACACGGTCCGCGCGCTGGTGCTGACGGGGGCCGACGCGCTTACGCTCGGCATGGCGGTGGAGGATACTGGAGAGCCGCTGACCGTGCCGGTCGGCCCGGGCCTTCTCGGACGCGCGATGAACGCGCTGGGGGAACCCGTGGACCTCCTGGGGCCGCTCGATGCCGCCGAGCGCCGCCCGATCGGCGGAAGCGGCGTCCCGCTGTCGCGCCGCCGCGTGGAGAGCGGCATCTTCGAGACGGGCATCAAGGCCATCGACCTGCTCTGCCCGTTGGAGAAGGGCGGCAAGGCGGGCCTCTTCGGCGGCGCAGGCGTCGGCAAGACCGTGCTCATCGCCGAGATGATCCATAACATGGTCGAGGGCTACGAGGGCGTCAGCCTCTTCTGCGGGATCGGGGAACGCTGCCGGGAGGCGGAGGAGCTTTACCGCGAGATGGGCGAAGCGGGCGTGCGCGACCGCACGGTCATGGTGTTCGGGCAGATGAACGAGAGCCCGGGCATCCGCTTCCGCGTGGGCCACGCCGCGATGACGGTGGCGGAGTATTTCCGCGACGAGCTGCACCAGAACGTGCTCGTGCTCATCGACAACATCTATCGCTTCGTGCAGGCGGGCGCGGAGGTGTCGGCGCTGCTGGGACGGCTGCCGTCGCGCGTGGGCTACCAGCCGACGCTGGGGACCGAGCTTGCGGCGCTGGAGGAGCGCATCTGCTCGACCGCGTCGGGCGCGATCTCTTCCATCCAGGCGGTCTACGTGCCCGCCGACGACTTCACCGACCCCGCCGCGACGCACACCTTCGCGCACCTGTCCGCCACGATCGTCCTGTCGCGCAAGCGCGCCGCGCAAGGGCTCTACCCCGCCATCGACCCGCTGAAGTCGCTCTCCAAGATGCTGACGCCCGCGACCGTGGGCGAGCGGCACGACCGTATCGCGCGCGCGGTGCGCGAGACGCTGGCGGAATACGAGGATCTCAAGGACATCATCGCCATGCTGGGCATCGACGAACTGTCGGAGCGCGACCGCGCGCTCGTCGCCCGCGCACGGCGCCTGGAACGATTTCTCACCCAGCCCTTCCACACGACCGGGCAGTTCACGGGTCACGCCGGGCGATACGTGACCATCGCGCAGACGCTCGACGCCTGCGAGGCCATCCTGTCAGACGCCTTCGCCGGCCGGTCCGAGAGCGACTTCTACATGATCGGCGGCCTCGACGACCTGGCGCCCGGGGAGACAGATGCGCCTGACGCGGACAGGCGGTTGCAGGGGGCGGACGCATGA
- a CDS encoding F0F1 ATP synthase subunit C, whose product MDSFDLIAAVSILTAGLTIAVGSIAPALGEARAAAQALASIAQQPDEANTITRTLFVSLAMIESTAIYCFVVSMILLFANPFVETAATVPGG is encoded by the coding sequence ATGGACTCCTTCGACCTGATCGCGGCCGTCTCGATCCTGACCGCGGGCCTGACGATCGCCGTCGGCTCCATCGCGCCAGCACTGGGCGAGGCGCGGGCCGCCGCGCAGGCGCTCGCATCCATCGCCCAGCAGCCGGACGAGGCGAACACGATCACCCGGACCCTGTTCGTGAGCCTCGCCATGATCGAATCCACCGCGATCTACTGCTTCGTGGTCTCGATGATCCTGCTTTTCGCCAATCCCTTCGTGGAGACGGCGGCGACGGTACCGGGCGGCTGA
- a CDS encoding alpha/beta fold hydrolase yields the protein MAARIEPVSGHYMHLEIEGRPHRVYFEEAGEGIPLVCLHTAGADGRQYRAILNDPEITRHFRVIAYDMPWHGKSSPPAGWQEEDYALTSRAYVNQVLAVCEALDLDRPVVMGCSIGGRIVLHLAEEYADRFRALIGLQSSAHVDPYYDLDWLHRPDVHGEVCAAVVSGLVAPASPEADRWETLWHYCQGGPGIFKGDLHFYKIDGDIRDRLHRIDPARCPIHLLTGEYDYSCAPEDTAEVARGIGGGVEPVTMKDMGHFPMSENPDAFRRYLLPVLDAIRARG from the coding sequence ATGGCCGCGCGCATCGAACCCGTCAGCGGGCACTACATGCATCTCGAGATCGAGGGGCGCCCGCACCGCGTCTATTTCGAGGAGGCAGGCGAAGGCATCCCGCTCGTCTGCCTGCACACGGCGGGCGCGGACGGGCGGCAGTACCGCGCGATCCTCAACGATCCGGAGATCACGCGGCATTTCCGCGTCATCGCCTACGACATGCCCTGGCACGGCAAGTCCTCGCCGCCCGCGGGCTGGCAGGAGGAGGACTATGCGCTCACCTCCCGCGCCTATGTGAACCAGGTGCTCGCCGTCTGCGAGGCGCTGGATCTCGACAGGCCCGTGGTCATGGGCTGCTCCATCGGCGGGAGGATCGTGTTGCACCTGGCGGAAGAATACGCAGACCGCTTCCGCGCGCTGATCGGGCTGCAATCGTCGGCGCACGTCGATCCCTATTACGATCTCGATTGGCTCCATCGCCCGGACGTGCATGGGGAGGTGTGCGCGGCGGTCGTCTCGGGCCTCGTCGCGCCCGCAAGCCCGGAGGCCGACCGCTGGGAGACGCTGTGGCACTATTGCCAGGGCGGGCCGGGGATCTTCAAGGGCGACCTGCACTTCTACAAGATCGACGGCGACATCCGCGACCGGCTGCACCGGATCGACCCGGCCCGCTGCCCCATCCATCTGCTGACGGGCGAGTACGACTATTCCTGCGCACCCGAGGATACGGCCGAGGTCGCGCGCGGCATCGGCGGTGGGGTCGAACCCGTCACCATGAAGGACATGGGCCATTTCCCGATGAGCGAGAACCCGGACGCCTTCCGCAGATACCTGCTGCCGGTGCTGGACGCGATCCGCGCGCGGGGATAG
- a CDS encoding ATPase: MTMHLTLVTPKATVLDIETTRIVGEAQDGAFGLLPRHAGFATALRPGILAYTLPDGTERFAGTDTGTLVKAGREVRVAVRAAIVGDDLETLHHQVTAAFVDLDEHERTARAALARLEASMIRRFIDLERPPA, encoded by the coding sequence ATGACGATGCACCTCACCCTCGTCACCCCGAAGGCCACGGTTCTCGACATCGAAACGACGCGGATCGTCGGCGAGGCGCAGGACGGGGCCTTCGGGCTGTTGCCGCGGCACGCGGGCTTCGCGACGGCGCTGAGGCCCGGCATCCTCGCCTACACCCTGCCCGACGGGACGGAGAGGTTCGCGGGCACCGACACGGGCACTCTGGTCAAGGCCGGCCGCGAGGTTCGCGTCGCTGTGCGCGCGGCGATCGTGGGCGACGATCTGGAGACACTGCACCACCAGGTCACCGCGGCCTTCGTGGACCTCGACGAGCACGAGCGCACCGCGCGCGCCGCGCTTGCCCGCCTGGAAGCAAGCATGATCCGCCGTTTCATCGACCTGGAAAGGCCGCCGGCATGA
- a CDS encoding AtpZ/AtpI family protein produces the protein MTTPADTGPRRDPDPDRVADRIGESAARKARARARGERSVWFGLGMFGLVGWAVAIPTLAGVALGVWLDAHVGGRISWTLALLLAGVALGCLNAWFWVSRESRHD, from the coding sequence ATGACGACCCCCGCCGACACCGGGCCTCGGCGCGACCCCGATCCGGACCGGGTCGCCGACCGGATCGGAGAGAGCGCCGCGCGCAAGGCCCGCGCCCGTGCCCGCGGCGAGCGCAGCGTTTGGTTCGGCCTCGGCATGTTCGGGCTCGTCGGCTGGGCGGTCGCGATTCCGACACTGGCGGGCGTCGCGCTGGGCGTCTGGCTCGACGCACATGTGGGCGGCCGCATCTCCTGGACACTTGCGCTGCTTCTGGCGGGCGTCGCGCTGGGCTGCCTCAACGCCTGGTTCTGGGTCAGCCGGGAGAGCCGCCATGACTGA